Proteins from one Arthrobacter sp. Soc17.1.1.1 genomic window:
- a CDS encoding LysR substrate-binding domain-containing protein, translated as MLDLRRLRLLRELKIRGTLADVAEALSYSPSSVSQQLALLEKEVGVELLRKAGRRVVLTAQAEVLVAHTAELLETLERAESDLAASLTTVSGTVRVAVFQSAALALMPGALTAMTRDYPDVRVEMVQREPETALYETFARDFDLVIAEQYPGHAAPRHAELDHLPLTEDAIRLAVPLAGPYAGITTVGEAAATAWVMEPRGAASRHWAEQACRRAGFEPDVRYETADLQAQIRLIESGNAVALMPDLVWTGRSVPVRLLDLGESPRRSIFTSARRAGARRPAVLAVRDVLGRAAADVRRPPSP; from the coding sequence GTGCTCGACCTGCGCAGGCTGCGGCTGCTCCGCGAACTGAAGATCCGCGGCACCCTCGCCGACGTCGCGGAGGCCCTCAGCTACAGTCCGTCCTCGGTCTCCCAGCAGCTCGCCCTGCTCGAGAAGGAGGTGGGCGTGGAACTGCTCCGCAAGGCGGGCCGCCGCGTGGTCCTCACGGCGCAGGCCGAGGTGCTCGTCGCGCACACCGCCGAACTGCTCGAGACCCTCGAGCGCGCCGAGTCGGACCTCGCGGCGTCGCTGACCACGGTGTCCGGGACGGTCAGGGTGGCGGTCTTCCAGTCGGCCGCGCTGGCGCTCATGCCCGGCGCCCTCACGGCCATGACCCGCGACTATCCCGACGTGCGCGTGGAGATGGTGCAGCGCGAGCCGGAGACGGCCCTGTACGAGACATTCGCCCGCGACTTCGACCTCGTGATCGCCGAGCAGTACCCGGGCCACGCCGCCCCACGCCACGCGGAACTGGACCACCTGCCCCTGACGGAGGACGCGATCCGCCTCGCCGTCCCCCTCGCGGGCCCGTATGCCGGCATCACGACGGTCGGCGAGGCGGCGGCCACCGCCTGGGTCATGGAACCCAGGGGGGCGGCCTCCCGCCACTGGGCGGAGCAGGCATGCCGGCGCGCGGGGTTCGAACCCGACGTCCGCTACGAGACGGCCGACCTCCAGGCGCAGATCCGGCTCATCGAATCGGGCAACGCCGTCGCCCTCATGCCCGATCTCGTGTGGACCGGCCGGAGTGTCCCCGTGCGGCTCCTGGACCTCGGGGAGAGCCCGCGCCGCTCCATCTTCACCTCGGCGCGCCGCGCCGGTGCCCGGCGGCCCGCCGTGCTGGCCGTCCGCGACGTCCTCGGGCGTGCCGCCGCCGACGTCCGGCGTCCGCCGTCCCCGTGA
- a CDS encoding DUF3515 family protein, which translates to MPALPRSATPLVLLGLLIGLAGCGSVVDVDPAQDAANARCADVMIALPPSVAENEQRDTNSQATSAWGDPSKVVLRCGVDVPGPTTDPCVTVNDVDWVVREGDPAWTATTYGRDPAVEILFDPEEVASSTVLVELGDAVSRVEQSRACVGLSEATPAPAGG; encoded by the coding sequence ATGCCTGCCCTCCCCCGGTCCGCGACCCCCCTGGTGCTCCTCGGGCTCCTGATCGGACTCGCCGGCTGCGGGTCCGTCGTCGACGTCGATCCCGCGCAGGACGCGGCCAACGCGCGCTGCGCCGACGTGATGATCGCCCTGCCGCCGTCGGTCGCCGAGAACGAGCAGCGCGACACCAACAGCCAGGCCACCTCCGCCTGGGGTGATCCCTCGAAGGTGGTGCTGCGCTGCGGCGTGGACGTCCCCGGGCCCACCACCGACCCGTGCGTGACCGTCAACGACGTGGACTGGGTGGTCCGCGAGGGCGACCCAGCGTGGACCGCCACCACCTACGGCCGCGATCCCGCCGTCGAGATCCTCTTCGACCCGGAGGAGGTCGCCTCGAGCACCGTCCTGGTGGAGCTCGGCGACGCCGTCTCGCGCGTGGAGCAGAGCCGCGCCTGCGTGGGGCTCTCCGAAGCCACCCCCGCACCTGCGGGCGGGTGA
- a CDS encoding SDR family oxidoreductase, translating into MSQPAQQQDTPGTTDAMDPTPDHGEQSYRGNGRLTGKKAVITGGDSGIGRAVAIAYAREGADVLISYLNEDDDARETARWVEEAGRQAVLFPGDLADPATCRAVIDRAVQEFGRVDILVSNAAFQMTHETIEEIPDDEWDHTLATNLSAFFHLTKAVLPHMGPGGSIIGSSSVNSDNPVPTLMPYSATKAGIANMAASMAQLLAERGIRVNSVAPGPIWTPLIPATMPEEQVESFGQQVPMQRAGQPAELAPVYVLLASDEASYVSGARIAVTGGQPIL; encoded by the coding sequence GTGAGCCAGCCAGCGCAGCAGCAGGACACGCCCGGCACCACCGACGCCATGGACCCGACCCCCGACCACGGCGAGCAGTCCTATCGTGGGAACGGCCGGCTGACGGGCAAGAAGGCGGTCATCACCGGCGGTGACAGCGGCATCGGCCGGGCCGTCGCGATCGCCTACGCCCGCGAGGGGGCGGACGTGCTCATCAGCTACCTGAACGAGGACGACGACGCGCGGGAGACGGCGCGCTGGGTGGAGGAGGCGGGACGGCAGGCCGTCCTGTTCCCGGGCGACCTCGCCGACCCCGCCACGTGCCGGGCGGTCATCGACAGGGCCGTGCAGGAGTTCGGCAGGGTGGACATCCTCGTCAGCAACGCCGCCTTCCAGATGACCCACGAGACCATCGAGGAGATCCCGGACGACGAGTGGGACCACACCCTCGCCACCAACCTCAGTGCCTTCTTCCACCTCACGAAGGCGGTCCTGCCCCACATGGGCCCGGGCGGGTCGATCATCGGGTCGAGCTCCGTCAACTCGGACAACCCCGTGCCCACCCTGATGCCCTATTCGGCGACGAAGGCCGGGATCGCCAACATGGCGGCGTCCATGGCCCAGCTCCTCGCCGAGCGCGGGATCCGCGTCAACTCCGTGGCGCCCGGGCCCATCTGGACGCCCCTCATCCCCGCCACGATGCCGGAGGAGCAGGTCGAGTCCTTCGGCCAGCAGGTGCCGATGCAGCGCGCCGGCCAGCCCGCCGAACTCGCCCCGGTGTACGTGCTGCTCGCCTCCGACGAGGCGAGCTACGTCTCGGGTGCCCGCATCGCCGTCACCGGCGGTCAGCCGATCCTCTGA
- a CDS encoding dihydrofolate reductase family protein, translated as MGKVAWGFTCSIDGFIAGPGHDMGWLSAAEPLAQGIIERMAEKVGVIISGRDGYDAARAQRDVRDEMTSEAYGGAWSGTEFILTHRPDEIADDPSIVALDCGIQEAVRRAREIAGDRDIQIISADIARQALEHGLVDELQVFVAPVFLGDGTRIFDVPGGRRYDWELVEIHDGAERSFGRTYRPRHHRPEEEPRGV; from the coding sequence ATGGGCAAGGTCGCCTGGGGATTCACCTGTTCGATCGACGGCTTCATCGCCGGCCCCGGCCACGACATGGGCTGGCTGTCGGCCGCGGAACCTCTGGCACAGGGGATCATCGAGCGGATGGCGGAGAAGGTCGGAGTGATCATCTCGGGCCGGGACGGCTACGACGCCGCGAGAGCCCAGCGGGACGTGCGGGACGAGATGACATCCGAGGCGTACGGCGGCGCCTGGTCGGGGACCGAGTTCATCCTGACCCACCGCCCCGACGAGATCGCGGACGACCCGTCGATCGTCGCGCTGGACTGCGGGATCCAGGAGGCAGTACGTCGCGCGCGGGAGATCGCCGGGGACAGGGACATCCAGATCATCAGCGCCGATATCGCCCGCCAGGCACTCGAGCACGGACTCGTCGACGAACTGCAGGTCTTCGTCGCGCCGGTGTTCCTCGGCGACGGCACGCGGATCTTCGACGTCCCGGGCGGGCGGCGGTACGACTGGGAGCTCGTCGAGATCCACGACGGTGCGGAGCGGAGCTTCGGCCGGACCTATCGGCCGCGGCATCACCGCCCGGAGGAGGAGCCCCGCGGGGTATGA
- a CDS encoding DUF3072 domain-containing protein produces MRHCAEYVLPLKRTEAGSVQELAGYLRDLAQWIDVTVVDGSDDAAFAHHARVFPPGVRHVRPDPRLVRRGGNGKVHGVLTGLATARHERVVIADDDVRYGRADLGSVLELLEDADLVRPQNYFAHAPWHARWDTGRTLLNRAFGSDYPGTLGLRRSTLLAAGGYCADALFENLELIRTVRAVGGLEVRADDLFVARLPCSSRHFLRQRVRQAYDSLAQPGRLALELGLLPAILLARRSAGRLAVGWLAVVALAETGRRRRGGRLAFGPTAALWAPAWVLERSVCSWLAVAHRARGGVRYAGGRLLLAAHSERYLRVRCTSARGAVSDGKYTDDFSWSRRRGTHMADTLGSPNSEPEGGFERDPSDWVTGDEPMTAAQRSYLDTLAREAGEEIPADINKAEASEHIDRLQGKSKRLTEDS; encoded by the coding sequence ATGCGCCACTGTGCCGAATACGTCCTGCCGCTGAAGCGGACCGAGGCGGGCTCGGTCCAGGAGCTCGCCGGCTATCTGCGGGACCTCGCGCAATGGATCGACGTCACCGTGGTGGACGGCTCCGACGACGCCGCCTTCGCGCACCACGCCCGCGTGTTCCCTCCGGGTGTCCGCCACGTCCGGCCCGACCCCCGGCTCGTGCGCCGCGGCGGCAATGGCAAGGTACACGGCGTCCTGACCGGCCTGGCCACGGCCCGGCACGAGCGCGTGGTGATCGCCGACGACGACGTCCGGTACGGGCGCGCCGACCTCGGCAGCGTGCTGGAGCTCCTCGAGGACGCGGACCTGGTGCGCCCCCAGAACTACTTCGCGCACGCGCCGTGGCACGCCCGCTGGGACACCGGCCGGACCCTGCTCAACCGGGCCTTCGGCTCCGACTACCCGGGAACCCTGGGCCTCCGCCGGAGCACGCTCCTCGCGGCGGGCGGCTACTGCGCCGACGCCCTGTTCGAGAACCTCGAACTCATCCGTACCGTGCGCGCCGTCGGCGGCCTGGAGGTCCGCGCCGACGACCTGTTCGTGGCCCGCCTCCCCTGCTCGTCGCGGCACTTCCTCCGGCAGCGCGTGCGGCAGGCCTACGACAGCCTCGCCCAGCCGGGGCGGCTCGCCCTCGAGCTGGGCCTGCTCCCCGCGATCCTCCTCGCCCGGCGGTCGGCCGGGCGGCTCGCGGTCGGCTGGCTCGCAGTCGTCGCCCTCGCCGAGACCGGCCGACGGCGACGGGGCGGGCGGCTCGCCTTCGGACCCACCGCGGCGCTGTGGGCCCCGGCGTGGGTCCTCGAACGGTCGGTGTGCAGCTGGCTCGCCGTCGCCCACCGCGCGCGGGGCGGCGTGCGCTACGCGGGCGGGAGGCTGCTCCTCGCGGCGCACTCCGAGCGGTACCTGCGCGTGCGGTGCACCTCCGCCCGCGGGGCTGTCAGTGACGGTAAGTACACTGATGACTTCAGCTGGTCACGACGAAGGGGAACACACATGGCAGACACACTGGGAAGCCCGAACTCCGAGCCCGAGGGCGGTTTCGAGCGGGATCCCTCGGACTGGGTCACCGGCGACGAGCCCATGACCGCCGCCCAGCGCAGCTACCTCGACACCCTCGCACGCGAGGCCGGCGAGGAGATCCCGGCGGACATCAACAAGGCCGAGGCGTCGGAGCACATCGACCGGCTGCAGGGCAAGAGCAAGAGGCTCACCGAGGACTCCTGA
- the ribA gene encoding GTP cyclohydrolase II — translation MSIQSPRADAAAVPATIERVTETILPTRHGTFRLVGYRDGAGTEHVALALGIEDAPVSPGTAPLVRVHSECLTGDAFGSWRCDCGEQLDAALAAISAEGRGVVVYVRGHEGRGIGLLAKLKAYALQDGGVDTVDANTALGLPVDDRRYDQAAEILQDLGISAVRLLSGNPAKEEALEELGIAVVERRNLPVPDRAENAGYLATKRARMRHDAPAADAWESLLDGVVPAAPAPGEAEELTHRYGYLTQPGGQVIGQLRQSLDGFIASRSGDAGLHEDRGDHGHLQRLRALVDAVVVGASTVLAEDCSLAVEDVPGTSPVRVVLDSAAKVGADARVLADDGVPTLWIVSRDAMVPGGLPASVEVVRLPAEDFEPRRVLAVLHARGMGRVLVEGGGNTVSRFLEAGALDRLYLTTAPVLVGDGVPGIRFSGSDVLAEARTAPVRRFVFGQDICTEFNFAAVR, via the coding sequence ATGTCCATCCAGTCCCCGCGGGCCGACGCCGCAGCCGTACCGGCCACGATCGAGCGGGTCACCGAGACCATCCTGCCCACGCGGCACGGGACCTTCCGCCTCGTCGGCTACCGCGACGGTGCGGGCACCGAGCACGTCGCACTCGCGCTGGGGATCGAGGACGCGCCCGTGTCCCCCGGCACCGCCCCGCTCGTCCGCGTCCACAGCGAGTGCCTCACCGGTGACGCCTTCGGGTCCTGGCGCTGCGACTGCGGGGAGCAGCTCGACGCCGCGCTCGCCGCCATCTCCGCCGAGGGACGCGGCGTCGTGGTCTACGTCCGGGGGCATGAGGGACGCGGCATCGGCCTGCTCGCGAAGCTCAAGGCCTATGCGCTGCAGGACGGGGGCGTCGACACGGTGGACGCGAACACCGCCCTCGGCCTGCCCGTCGACGACCGGCGGTACGACCAGGCAGCCGAGATCCTGCAGGACCTCGGGATCAGCGCCGTCCGCTTGCTCTCCGGCAATCCGGCGAAGGAGGAGGCGCTCGAGGAACTCGGCATCGCCGTCGTCGAGCGCCGCAACCTGCCCGTCCCCGACCGCGCGGAGAACGCCGGCTACCTCGCGACCAAGCGCGCCCGCATGCGGCACGACGCCCCGGCCGCGGATGCGTGGGAATCGCTGCTCGACGGCGTGGTGCCGGCAGCACCAGCCCCGGGTGAGGCGGAGGAACTGACCCATCGGTACGGCTACCTCACGCAGCCGGGCGGCCAGGTGATCGGGCAGCTGCGCCAGAGCCTGGACGGCTTCATCGCGTCACGCTCCGGCGATGCCGGCCTCCACGAGGACCGCGGCGACCACGGGCATCTCCAGCGGCTGCGCGCCCTCGTGGACGCCGTCGTGGTGGGGGCGTCCACCGTCCTGGCCGAGGACTGCTCCCTCGCCGTCGAGGACGTGCCCGGCACCAGTCCCGTGCGCGTGGTGCTGGACTCGGCCGCGAAGGTCGGCGCGGACGCCCGCGTCCTCGCCGACGACGGCGTACCGACGCTCTGGATCGTCTCCCGCGACGCCATGGTGCCCGGCGGGCTGCCCGCGTCCGTCGAGGTGGTCCGGCTGCCCGCGGAGGACTTCGAGCCGCGCCGCGTCCTGGCTGTCCTGCACGCGCGGGGGATGGGCAGGGTGCTCGTCGAGGGGGGCGGCAACACCGTCTCGCGTTTCCTCGAAGCAGGGGCGCTCGACCGGCTCTACCTCACGACGGCGCCGGTGCTCGTGGGCGACGGCGTCCCCGGGATCCGCTTCTCGGGCTCCGACGTCCTCGCCGAGGCGCGGACCGCGCCCGTGCGGCGCTTCGTGTTCGGCCAGGACATCTGCACGGAGTTCAACTTCGCAGCAGTGAGGTAG
- a CDS encoding SMP-30/gluconolactonase/LRE family protein, translated as MKAEQISDVCTFHGEGPYWDPRRGELLLVDMMEGDVLVRHDDGTFDRHDVHPRLAGVIRGRASGGYVVGVERGFVFADDSFSTLEQGPEAFSDGSVRMNDGGCDTAGRFLCGSMGWEGGFGAGTLYALGEDHGVSALLTGITVSNGLHFSPAGDTAFFADTPTGRIDALGYDIAAGRFTDRRTFAVVEQALGMPDGLAIDTEGGIWAALYGGGAVARFDASGRLSEHIPLPVTNVTACAFGGPDLTTLFITTTQENVPAGSEPQAGALFAVEPGIAGAPLPMFAG; from the coding sequence GTGAAAGCCGAGCAAATCTCCGACGTCTGCACCTTCCATGGCGAGGGCCCCTACTGGGACCCGCGCCGCGGTGAGCTCCTGCTGGTCGACATGATGGAGGGTGACGTGCTGGTGCGCCACGACGACGGCACCTTCGACCGGCACGACGTCCACCCGCGGCTCGCCGGCGTGATCCGGGGGCGCGCCTCCGGCGGATACGTGGTCGGCGTGGAGCGCGGCTTCGTGTTCGCCGACGACTCCTTCTCGACCCTCGAGCAGGGCCCGGAGGCCTTCAGCGACGGCAGCGTGCGCATGAACGACGGCGGCTGCGACACCGCCGGGCGGTTCCTGTGCGGATCGATGGGCTGGGAGGGAGGCTTCGGGGCCGGGACCCTGTACGCCCTGGGCGAGGACCACGGCGTCTCGGCCCTGCTGACCGGCATCACCGTCTCGAACGGCCTGCACTTCTCCCCCGCGGGCGATACGGCGTTCTTCGCGGACACGCCCACGGGCCGCATCGACGCCCTGGGCTACGACATCGCCGCGGGCCGGTTCACGGACCGCCGCACGTTCGCCGTCGTCGAGCAGGCCCTCGGCATGCCCGACGGCCTGGCCATCGACACGGAGGGCGGCATCTGGGCGGCCCTGTACGGAGGCGGCGCCGTGGCACGCTTCGACGCGTCCGGAAGGCTCTCGGAGCACATCCCGCTCCCGGTGACGAACGTGACGGCGTGCGCGTTCGGCGGTCCGGACCTCACCACGCTGTTCATCACGACCACGCAGGAGAACGTCCCGGCGGGCTCGGAGCCGCAGGCCGGCGCGCTCTTCGCCGTCGAACCCGGGATCGCCGGCGCCCCCCTGCCGATGTTCGCGGGGTAG
- a CDS encoding bifunctional proline dehydrogenase/L-glutamate gamma-semialdehyde dehydrogenase: MTTQIPRLDGVAAPAPRNATPARTPEPDVTRRFSAAPGSTTDIPAGLADEAVALVRRWLTEAAKVPVDASAKQLAGVLKDPDGLAFTVGFVDGVIRPEDLSVAARNLAAIAPKVPKFLPWYMRSAVTVGAAVAPVLPQVVIPVARRILREMVGHLIIDASDARLGRSIGRIRREGIRLNVNLLGEAVLGDHEAERRLQGTVRLLERPDVDYVSIKVSSTVAPHPAWAFEEAVQHVAEKLAPLYALAAGAEQPKFINLDMEEYKDLDLTIAVFMEILDRPEFRHLEAGIVLQAYLPDSLAAMIRLQEWAAARRAVGGAGIKVRVVKGANLPMEQVEASLHDWPLATWGSKQDSDTHYKRVLNYALQPGRVDNVRVGVAGHNLFDLAFAWLLAGERGVRDGIEFEMLLGMAQGQAEAVRRDVGSLLLYTPVVHPSEFDVAIAYLIRRLEEGASQDNFMSAVFELSENEALFDREKGRFLASLAELDTSVPGPNRRQDRTAPAEPHPGTGFTNTPDTDPSLPANRTWGRAILDRAATSELGNDLVADTTLTRAEELEDTIAGAVRASAAWGSLGGAERAAILHRAGDALEARRAELMEVMAAETGKTLDQADPEISEAVDFAHYYAERARELDDVDGAAFSPVRLTVVTPPWNFPVAIPAGSTLAALAAGSAVVIKPASQARRSGSVMIDALWAAGVPREVLRLVQVEEGDLGRQLIADPRVDRVILTGGYETAELFRSFRTDLPLLAETSGKNAIIVTPSADLDLAARDVAQSAFGHAGQKCSAASLVILVGSAATSQRFRNQLLDAVASLSVGYPTDPATQMGPVIEPAAGKLLDGLTTLGEGESWLLEPRRLDDSGRLWSPGIRVGVKRGSTYHLTEYFGPILGVMTAATLEEAIALQNDIDYGLTSGIHSLDSREIAAWIDGVQAGNLYINRGITGAIVQRQPFGGWKKSAVGAGTKAGGPNYLVGLGTWSSREARVQGDALPVVAPLLAAARSAGLPDGDVAGLARAAASDAAAWTSEFGEVRDVSALAAERNLFRYLPHAVTVRLAEGAPVIDLVRVLLAAGATGAPVAVSSAVDLPAGLRAALTENVVGVTVEDDAAWLARAATLPLRRVRLIGGGASALAAVTGGRPDLAVYAQPVTESGRIELLPFLQEQAISITAHRFGTPNGLTDAVI; this comes from the coding sequence ATGACAACCCAGATCCCGCGCCTCGACGGCGTCGCCGCTCCGGCACCCCGGAACGCGACGCCCGCCCGCACGCCGGAGCCCGACGTGACCCGTCGGTTCTCCGCCGCTCCCGGCAGCACCACCGACATCCCGGCCGGCCTCGCCGACGAAGCGGTCGCCCTCGTGCGCCGCTGGCTCACCGAGGCGGCGAAGGTGCCGGTCGACGCGTCGGCGAAACAGCTCGCCGGAGTCCTCAAGGACCCGGACGGGCTCGCCTTCACGGTCGGCTTCGTCGACGGCGTCATCCGCCCCGAGGACCTCTCCGTGGCCGCCCGCAACCTCGCCGCGATCGCGCCGAAGGTGCCGAAGTTCCTCCCCTGGTACATGCGCTCCGCCGTCACGGTGGGCGCCGCCGTCGCGCCCGTCCTGCCGCAGGTCGTCATCCCCGTGGCCCGCCGCATACTGCGCGAGATGGTGGGGCACCTCATCATCGACGCCTCGGACGCCCGCCTCGGCCGCTCCATAGGCCGGATCAGGCGCGAGGGGATCCGCCTCAACGTGAACCTCCTCGGCGAGGCGGTCCTCGGGGACCACGAGGCCGAACGCCGCCTGCAGGGCACCGTCCGCCTGCTCGAGCGCCCCGATGTCGACTACGTGTCCATCAAGGTGTCCTCCACCGTGGCCCCGCATCCCGCCTGGGCCTTCGAGGAGGCCGTGCAGCACGTCGCGGAGAAGCTCGCTCCCCTGTACGCGCTGGCGGCCGGCGCGGAGCAGCCGAAGTTCATCAACCTCGACATGGAGGAGTACAAGGACCTCGATCTCACGATCGCGGTCTTCATGGAGATCCTCGACCGGCCCGAGTTCAGGCACCTCGAGGCGGGCATCGTCCTCCAGGCGTACCTGCCCGACTCCCTCGCCGCCATGATCCGCCTGCAGGAGTGGGCCGCGGCCCGCCGCGCCGTCGGGGGCGCCGGCATCAAGGTCCGCGTGGTCAAGGGCGCCAACCTGCCGATGGAGCAGGTCGAGGCATCCCTCCACGACTGGCCGCTGGCCACCTGGGGGTCCAAGCAGGACTCCGACACCCACTACAAGCGCGTGCTCAACTACGCGCTGCAGCCCGGCCGTGTCGACAACGTGCGCGTCGGCGTCGCCGGCCACAACCTGTTCGACCTCGCCTTCGCATGGCTGCTCGCCGGCGAGCGCGGCGTCCGTGACGGCATCGAGTTCGAGATGCTCCTCGGCATGGCGCAGGGCCAGGCGGAAGCGGTCCGCCGCGACGTCGGTTCCCTCCTCCTCTACACGCCCGTGGTGCACCCGAGCGAGTTCGACGTCGCCATCGCCTACCTCATCCGACGCCTCGAGGAGGGGGCGAGCCAGGACAACTTCATGTCCGCCGTGTTCGAGCTCTCCGAGAACGAGGCGCTTTTCGACCGTGAGAAGGGCCGCTTCCTCGCCTCGCTCGCCGAGCTGGACACGTCGGTCCCCGGACCGAACCGCCGGCAGGACCGCACCGCCCCCGCCGAGCCGCACCCGGGCACCGGCTTCACGAACACCCCGGACACCGACCCCTCCCTGCCCGCCAACCGCACCTGGGGGCGGGCGATCCTCGACCGCGCCGCCACGTCGGAGCTGGGGAACGATCTCGTGGCCGACACCACGCTCACCCGCGCCGAGGAGCTCGAGGACACGATCGCCGGTGCCGTCCGTGCCTCCGCCGCCTGGGGCTCCCTCGGCGGTGCGGAACGCGCCGCGATCCTGCACCGCGCGGGCGACGCCCTCGAGGCCCGGCGCGCCGAGCTCATGGAGGTCATGGCCGCCGAGACCGGCAAGACCCTCGACCAGGCCGATCCCGAGATCTCCGAGGCCGTCGACTTCGCCCACTACTACGCCGAGCGCGCCCGCGAGCTCGACGACGTCGACGGCGCCGCGTTCTCCCCCGTCCGGCTCACCGTGGTGACGCCCCCGTGGAACTTCCCGGTCGCCATCCCGGCCGGCTCCACGCTGGCCGCGCTCGCCGCCGGATCCGCCGTCGTCATCAAGCCCGCGTCCCAGGCGCGCCGCTCCGGGTCCGTCATGATCGACGCGCTGTGGGCCGCGGGTGTGCCGCGCGAGGTGCTGCGCCTGGTGCAGGTCGAGGAGGGGGACCTCGGGCGCCAGCTCATCGCGGATCCCCGCGTGGACCGGGTCATCCTGACCGGCGGCTACGAGACGGCCGAGCTGTTCCGCTCCTTCCGCACCGATCTGCCCCTGCTCGCCGAGACCTCCGGCAAGAACGCCATCATCGTCACCCCGAGCGCGGATCTCGACCTCGCGGCGCGGGACGTAGCGCAGTCGGCCTTCGGCCATGCGGGCCAGAAATGCTCGGCAGCCTCCCTCGTGATCCTCGTGGGCAGTGCGGCCACGTCGCAGCGCTTCCGCAACCAGCTGCTCGACGCCGTGGCCTCGCTGTCCGTCGGGTACCCGACGGACCCGGCCACGCAGATGGGCCCGGTGATCGAGCCCGCCGCCGGGAAGCTCCTGGACGGCCTGACGACGCTCGGCGAGGGCGAGTCCTGGCTCCTGGAACCCCGCCGCCTCGACGACTCGGGGCGCCTGTGGAGCCCGGGCATCCGGGTCGGCGTGAAGCGCGGATCCACGTACCACCTCACCGAGTACTTCGGACCGATCCTCGGCGTGATGACCGCCGCGACCCTCGAGGAGGCCATCGCACTGCAGAACGACATCGACTACGGCCTGACCTCCGGCATCCACTCGCTGGACAGCCGCGAGATCGCCGCCTGGATCGACGGGGTGCAGGCGGGCAACCTCTACATCAACCGCGGCATCACCGGCGCGATCGTGCAGCGCCAGCCCTTCGGCGGCTGGAAGAAGTCGGCGGTCGGCGCCGGCACCAAGGCCGGTGGGCCCAACTACCTCGTGGGCCTCGGCACTTGGTCGTCGCGGGAGGCCCGGGTCCAGGGCGACGCCCTGCCCGTCGTCGCACCCCTGCTGGCGGCCGCCCGGTCCGCCGGGCTGCCTGACGGCGACGTGGCCGGCCTCGCCCGCGCCGCCGCCTCGGACGCCGCAGCGTGGACCAGCGAGTTCGGCGAGGTGCGGGACGTCTCGGCGCTCGCCGCCGAGCGGAACCTCTTCCGCTACCTCCCCCACGCGGTGACGGTGCGCCTGGCGGAAGGCGCTCCCGTGATCGACCTCGTCCGCGTGCTGCTCGCCGCGGGAGCCACCGGCGCACCGGTGGCCGTCTCCTCCGCCGTCGACCTCCCGGCCGGGCTGCGTGCAGCCCTCACGGAGAACGTCGTGGGCGTCACCGTCGAGGACGACGCCGCCTGGCTGGCCCGCGCGGCGACGCTGCCCCTGCGCCGCGTGCGGCTCATCGGTGGCGGGGCCTCTGCCCTCGCCGCCGTGACGGGCGGACGGCCCGATCTCGCGGTGTACGCGCAGCCGGTCACGGAGTCGGGGCGGATCGAACTGCTGCCGTTCCTGCAGGAGCAGGCCATCAGCATCACCGCCCACCGCTTCGGGACCCCCAACGGCCTGACCGACGCCGTGATCTAG